The following proteins are co-located in the Maridesulfovibrio sp. genome:
- a CDS encoding response regulator, with the protein MPKHILIVDDSKTVRNLVAFIMKKEGFKVTTAEDGLDGLEKLYSLDKVDLIISDVNMPRMDGFTYIKTVREQDAYKDIPIIVLSTEGQEKDIQTGLSLGANLYMVKPAQPEKMVKNIKMLLG; encoded by the coding sequence ATGCCTAAACATATTCTGATAGTGGACGATTCAAAGACTGTAAGGAACCTCGTCGCCTTCATCATGAAAAAAGAAGGGTTCAAGGTAACTACAGCGGAAGATGGCTTAGACGGCCTTGAAAAGCTTTACAGTCTGGACAAAGTTGATCTAATTATTTCCGATGTAAATATGCCGAGAATGGACGGGTTTACTTACATTAAAACAGTTCGCGAGCAGGATGCATACAAAGATATCCCCATTATTGTGCTCTCGACTGAAGGTCAGGAAAAAGATATTCAGACCGGCCTGAGCCTGGGGGCAAACCTCTATATGGTGAAGCCTGCCCAGCCCGAAAAAATGGTTAAGAATATTAAAATGCTTCTCGGATAA